One Rattus norvegicus strain BN/NHsdMcwi chromosome 20, GRCr8, whole genome shotgun sequence DNA segment encodes these proteins:
- the Ube2g2 gene encoding ubiquitin-conjugating enzyme E2 G2 isoform X1 — MNEENFFEWEALIMGPEDTCFEFGVFPAILSFPLDYPLSPPKMRFTCEMFHPNIYPDGRVCISILHAPGDDPMGYESSAERWSPVQSVEKILLSVVSMLAEPNDESGANVDASKMWRDDREQFYKIAKQIVQKSLGL, encoded by the exons ATGAATGAAGAGAATTTTTTTGAATGGGAGGCATTGATCAT GGGCCCTGAAGACACTTGCtttgagtttggtgttttccccgCCATCCTGAGTTTCCCACTTGACTACCCTTTGAGCCCTCCGAAAATGAGATTCACCTGTGAGATGTTCCATCCCAACA TCTACCCTGACGGAAGAGTGTGCATCTCCATCCTGCATGCCCCAGGGGACGACCCCATGGGCTATGAGAGCAGTGCCGAGCGGTGGAGCCCAGTGCAGAGTGTGGAGAAGATCCTGCTTTCGGTGGTGAGCATGCTGGCAG AGCCCAATGATGAGAGTGGAGCAAACGTAGACGCTTCCAAGATGTGGCGGGACGACCGTGAGCAGTTCTACAAGATTGCCAAGCAGATCGTACAGAAGTCTCTGGGGCTCTGA
- the Ube2g2 gene encoding ubiquitin-conjugating enzyme E2 G2 produces MAGTALKRLMAEYKQLTLNPPEGIVAGPMNEENFFEWEALIMGPEDTCFEFGVFPAILSFPLDYPLSPPKMRFTCEMFHPNIYPDGRVCISILHAPGDDPMGYESSAERWSPVQSVEKILLSVVSMLAEPNDESGANVDASKMWRDDREQFYKIAKQIVQKSLGL; encoded by the exons AATTAACCCTGAATCCTCCAGAAGGAATTGTGGCAG GCCCCATGAATGAAGAGAATTTTTTTGAATGGGAGGCATTGATCAT GGGCCCTGAAGACACTTGCtttgagtttggtgttttccccgCCATCCTGAGTTTCCCACTTGACTACCCTTTGAGCCCTCCGAAAATGAGATTCACCTGTGAGATGTTCCATCCCAACA TCTACCCTGACGGAAGAGTGTGCATCTCCATCCTGCATGCCCCAGGGGACGACCCCATGGGCTATGAGAGCAGTGCCGAGCGGTGGAGCCCAGTGCAGAGTGTGGAGAAGATCCTGCTTTCGGTGGTGAGCATGCTGGCAG AGCCCAATGATGAGAGTGGAGCAAACGTAGACGCTTCCAAGATGTGGCGGGACGACCGTGAGCAGTTCTACAAGATTGCCAAGCAGATCGTACAGAAGTCTCTGGGGCTCTGA